Proteins encoded by one window of Vibrio panuliri:
- a CDS encoding cystathionine beta-lyase, producing MSQSKQTTFVTAGRKDKWTNGVVNPPVQRASTVVFNTVAEKNHAITNRANKTLFYGRRGTNTHFALQDAMVEIEGGVGCALYPCGTAAISNSILAFVESGDHILMVDTCYEPTRDFCDKIMKKMGVETTYFPATIGAEIENLIQPNTKVLFLESPGSITMEVQDVPTLARVAHQHDIIVMLDNTWGAGVNFSPFDHGVDISIQAATKYIVGHSDVMLGTAVANQKCWDQLREQSYLMGQCVSADDAYLALRGIRTLDVRLRQHAESSLKVAKWLQTRPEVDHVRHPGLETCPGHEFFKRDFTGGNGLFSFVLKTCNKAATTALLDGMKHFSMGYSWGGFESLILANEPNSFDRLRSVSHPHFDGTLIRLHIGLENVDELITDLEAGLARYNAVIYQSEASHP from the coding sequence ATGTCACAAAGCAAGCAGACCACGTTTGTCACCGCCGGACGCAAAGACAAATGGACAAATGGGGTGGTAAACCCGCCAGTACAACGCGCCTCAACGGTAGTGTTTAATACCGTTGCTGAGAAAAACCATGCCATTACCAATCGCGCAAACAAAACCTTGTTTTATGGTCGCCGCGGTACCAATACCCATTTTGCCCTTCAAGATGCGATGGTCGAAATTGAAGGAGGGGTAGGATGTGCACTCTACCCTTGTGGCACGGCAGCAATTTCTAACTCCATATTGGCTTTTGTCGAAAGTGGTGATCATATTTTGATGGTAGATACCTGTTATGAGCCCACCCGCGATTTTTGTGACAAAATCATGAAGAAAATGGGCGTAGAAACCACTTACTTCCCTGCAACAATCGGTGCGGAAATAGAAAACCTTATCCAGCCCAATACTAAGGTACTTTTCCTTGAATCACCCGGTTCAATTACCATGGAAGTACAAGATGTCCCAACCCTTGCTCGTGTTGCTCATCAGCATGACATTATTGTTATGCTTGATAACACCTGGGGAGCCGGTGTGAATTTTTCACCCTTTGACCATGGAGTTGATATCTCGATTCAGGCTGCAACCAAGTACATTGTTGGCCACTCTGACGTGATGCTAGGGACCGCGGTTGCCAATCAAAAATGCTGGGATCAGCTGCGCGAACAAAGCTACCTGATGGGACAATGTGTTTCCGCGGATGATGCTTACCTCGCTCTAAGAGGTATTCGTACATTAGATGTGCGCTTACGTCAGCACGCGGAGAGCAGCCTCAAAGTGGCAAAATGGTTACAAACCCGCCCTGAAGTTGACCATGTTCGCCATCCTGGGTTAGAAACTTGTCCAGGACATGAGTTTTTCAAACGTGATTTCACGGGGGGAAATGGGCTGTTCTCATTTGTGCTTAAAACCTGTAACAAAGCAGCCACCACCGCCCTACTCGATGGTATGAAGCATTTCAGCATGGGTTACTCTTGGGGTGGATTTGAGAGCTTAATTTTAGCCAATGAGCCCAACAGTTTTGACCGTTTACGTTCGGTTTCTCACCCTCACTTTGATGGCACGCTGATACGACTACACATTGGTCTAGAAAACGTTGACGAGCTGATCACTGATCTCGAAGCGGGACTTGCTCGCTACAATGCCGTTATTTACCAGAGTGAAGCCTCGCACCCATAG
- a CDS encoding DNA-3-methyladenine glycosylase I — MEVTKCAWALKHPLELAYHDTEWGVPVYDDRTLFEFITLEGAQAGLSWITILKKREGYQQAFEDYDLKKLAVQTEARVEEIIAQFDVVKHRGKIASVFSNAQAALELIDEYGSLSNALWQFVDHKPIVNHWDEMSDVPVSSAESKAMSKFLKKRGFKFVGETICYAFMQATGMVDDHLTHCPIKGQHSSS, encoded by the coding sequence ATGGAAGTGACAAAATGTGCATGGGCGCTTAAACACCCTTTGGAGTTGGCGTACCACGATACAGAGTGGGGCGTTCCCGTGTACGACGACAGAACGTTGTTTGAGTTTATTACTCTTGAAGGGGCGCAGGCTGGATTAAGTTGGATCACTATTCTCAAGAAGCGAGAAGGGTATCAACAAGCCTTTGAAGACTATGATCTCAAAAAGCTTGCGGTTCAAACTGAAGCGAGGGTTGAGGAGATCATTGCCCAGTTTGATGTGGTTAAGCATCGCGGAAAAATTGCCTCGGTGTTCAGCAATGCCCAAGCGGCGCTTGAGCTTATTGATGAGTATGGCAGCTTGTCTAACGCCCTTTGGCAGTTTGTTGACCATAAGCCGATCGTCAATCATTGGGATGAAATGTCTGATGTGCCCGTGTCGAGTGCTGAGTCAAAAGCGATGAGTAAGTTTCTCAAAAAACGCGGGTTTAAGTTTGTTGGAGAAACGATCTGTTATGCATTTATGCAGGCAACGGGCATGGTAGATGATCATTTAACCCATTGCCCAATCAAGGGGCAACATTCATCGTCTTAG